The genomic stretch TCTGTGAATCTATTTTACTGTTCACTTAAGAACTACTGTTTTATCCAATTTCTGATTGTTCTTCAATTGGCAGTGCCTCTTAATCCTTTACCTTCAGTTTCTCTACATTAAGTAGTTGTTGATCTATATACAAACACTTAAAACCACCATAGGAAGCACCTATTTAAAGAAACCCTGTCATGATTTAAAGAATCCTTTATTCTGTATAATGTGAATAATTACCcccattttgtctgttttgtaaGGAATGACTTTCCTGTTCTCAATAgcagagacagacagatagatagacaggtagacagacagacaggagggagagagaaaataaaagtaaaatagggAACAATTTTTTTTGTACAAGGCAAAAAAACAGATAAGAAGAATGAGGGGTGGTGGGTGGTCGGGAAGGGAGTGGCAGAGAACCACAAGCTAAATTAGTCACAaagtgtttacattttaaaagtaaacttgaaCACTGCGAAGTATAAATGGACTAACAACCACCTAAACTTCAGGGTATAATTAAAGTGGTGTCCAGTTTTAGACTCTATGACTTAGGGACATATGAGGACCTTGGAGAGATTtaagaataataaagataaaagggtTAAAAATGAGTGAAGTGAGGAAAACTTAGAACTGTTATTGTGTCTAAGAAGAGAAGACCAGAGATGACTCAACAGTCCTCAAGGATGGGAAGTGAGCAGCTGGTCTGCATTTCCAAAGcaaaaaagtaattttacttaAATTATTACAGCATGTATTTGAAGATGGAAGTGTCTTAAATAGGACACCTCATCCAACAAAAACTCCAGAGAAGCCTGAATGCTGTCCACCTCTCCCACCCTTTACTAGCTCAACTCATCTCAAAGAATGGTTCAGAGGGTGGATAAGGCATCTGTGGAATGTGAGGATTTAGACTTCTTTTGGTTCTAGCTACTATGTTCAAAAATTTTTGTTAGCCTCTGTCCCCCAGGTCCCAGTGAAAGGTTGAGCTGCTTTCTGTGCTATGGATAAAGGGGATTAATTAGTAGTAAATGCCTAGCTGCATGCATAAACTTGAATTCCTTATAAAAGTATGCTTCTCCTTCTCAGTGTTGATGAGCTTGGATTTGGGGTTCTTTCAGGACCCAGTTACATTTGACTCCAAAGAGGGAATTTACCTGATATTAAAAAAGTTTAGACAACTAACTAGATGCATCTGGACCTCTTATTTTGTCTCTAgcatttttttgtcttgtttagatATCTCCTGAACTAAAGTATAAGAAGTATAAGGTCTCTGAAGAAAGAGAatgtaatcattttattttacctcAAGCACCCCGCCCCATCACAGCCcagcttaatattttattttacagctgCTTTTTCTAGTTACTCTCTATTCATTCTCCAACACTGCTGCCTGTGAAGGttgcatttctcttattactcttcctttctcttatcTCACAGAAACGGCTGTTCTTCCCTATCCTCTCATATATCTTTAGTCATCTAATTCCTGAACTACCAAAACCTCTTAACTTCTTCAATTCAGCCCCCACTCTTCTACTTGTACCCAAATACCATTGTTAAGTCATCTTAATTCATAATGTTTTGACCACATCACTTTCTATACCTTCTTTCCACACTCAACTACATGATTAAAACTACCTTGGACTCCCCAAATGTCAAGATTCCTACCTAACCTCTCATCCCAAACCTTTCCCAAAACCCACTTTGTGGATGAAGCCATTTCAGAATCCACTGGTCAAGTGAAAATATCCATCCATCAAAAATTCTCAGAGTTCACTCACCTTTCTGCCTGCATCAAATCTatgtgaaagaaaaacagctcAATTGAGGTAAAAAGCCTATGAAAGAAATAGTGTTTGTAAGGGGTGTGAGGGTGTGTCGGAGGATGAGCGTATGCACAGACGTATTTATGTACACAGATagcatatacatatacctatacacacacacacaataaatatattttgcccAAATTAGCACACACCCACAAGCTTAAAAACCAAATCTACTAAATCTGACCCAAACCACAGTTACTGAGACCTATGGCTACTTCCTGCAAGCAGATGCATTACCTCTGTGACAAAGTCAATTGCATGTTGCAAGAAAGATAGGTAAATACTGCTACAGGCAGCTAGgattctgctttttttaaaatctaaatgtaaaaattacTTATCACTTCAGGACATTGACCATGTTGTATAATTTCTGCACAATACCCAGAATATCCTAGAAactaaaaaatactaaatttacAACTTAAGCAGGAAACAGAGGCTTGCTTCACAGTGGTTTAATATGAACAGAGTTGAATATGACATTGTCTGACAGAAGAATGAACATTTTGCTGAATAAAAGCCCCGAGTCAGGATATATACACAGCAGAAATGGGGCCTCAGGCTCTCAGCACTTGTGCACAATGAAaggagaaatctttttttaaaaaaagtcaataacAGAGGATACAAATGAAAAAGGCAGCAACAACACCGACACTGGGAAGGTGGGAAAGGGAGCAGAGCCTCACTCTAGGGGCTGCTCAGCCCCTGGCACAGGCCCGGCAGCTGAAGAGCTGATCTGTGTCAGGGAACTTCAACATTTAGATGGACTCCAAACCCCATATCAAAATCCAATCCTAATCTCTCCGATCAGGGTCTTGTCAGAATCAGTAATCCTTTTCCTCAGGACCCTATATAAAGAATTCCAGTCCTTCCATGATAGGGTGTCTAAGCAAAGAGCCCCACTTTTGACCTGACACCAGAGTTAACCTGCTCCCATCCCACCACCTGGGACAGATATCGGGCCCCAGCAAACAAACCACTACATCCCAGACAGAAGCCCAGGAAAGTCGCCAGCCTCAAGAAGCTGCCTCAGACTCTAAGTTTTAAGAAATCTGTACCCAGGTGCTAACCCTAGCTCAGCTTCCGGGGAGAATGCTGGGGTTCCATGGGAAACAAGTGCAGGCAGTTCAATAACCCTGTGACCAAGCTGGGGAGGGCAGCGACAACTCTTGCCCCTAAGCCCCATCAATAGCTCAAAGTGCTTAGGAGAAGTCAGAGACTGTGTGGTTTGTTCATGTGTTTTCTGTCTTGTGGCAGCACTAAatgggatggggggaagggagaatggaAGGAAGAGAGTGGTGATGCCCTTCCCTACCACTGGGAGGTACCTAGAAAATGATCCACTCCCACCCTTCAGGGAGTTACCTGGCAGTGGTGAGTTTCCCCTAGCCCTCAAGCCTCCAAATCTGCAAAGCTAACCCATAAAAGTAGCAAGGGCTTGGGGAGGGAGAACTGCCGGCCCAGCCCATTCTGACTCACCTGCTGGTGAGCGAGAATAGGCAGCCAGAGCGGGGAGCCACAAAGGAAAGGGGCTAGGCAACAGGAGCTCCCCAACTGCCCTATGGCTTTCTTCTGACTCTGAAGCAGCCATGATGATGGGCctagaaaacccacacaccttgCTCCACACAACAGACTGCTTAGACTCTAGAATCACTGCCATGAAAAGCaacaagggagagagaaagtacAACAAAAGAAACTCTTGAGAAAACTGGGAACGGGCCTAGAGAAAACGAGAGCTTTTCGGTCTCTGCCACCTTCCCCACAAGGAAAAAAGTTCATGCAGGTAGGAAAGGCAGGGTCTTTCCCTGCTCAGTGTTCCTGGTTAAACCTAAGAGTAAGAAAAATCCCCTGGACTTGCAGCATCAGTATGTACCCAAGTGCCCCACCAGCACAAGACCCGCCCCCCGCAAGGTTAGCCTTCTGGCATGGGTAAATGCCCAAGAAATTGCCTTCCAGTCcaatccccccacccaccccccaaccccaagcAAAGGGCATCTGCCTGTGGTTTCCCACCTCTCCTCAGAGGAGAGGATCCTAGCAGAGTGCCCATGGTATAGTCAGGTACCAAGGAACACAATGCCAGACAGTCTATCAGGCCAGGGGatggagagccaacttcagatcaaagagagagagagagaggcttagTGTAAAAACCAACGTCATTTCAGCAGGAAAGTAGAGGGCAAGTGGTGAGAGGGGCTCCTACTGGCGCACCTTCCCAGGGACGTAGTTCCTGTCAATTGCCTCCTCCTGCAGGAACATGTGTAGGCAGCGTTCGTTCTGAGCCAGTGGGTGCCCAGCAATTCTATAAAGAGACCAAGATGGTTATCAGTTGTATCTGGGATCAGAGAGAATTTGCAGAGGGACAGGGCTGTGGATGTGGACAGGGGAAGAAGGGCAAAGTCAGCCCTGAAGTTCAAGCAAGCAGAGGACAGCAGCAGGGTACCACTTCAACCCTAATATTGCAGAAGGGAAGGGGATAGAGGTGTAAGGTGGGGGAAATCCCTAGACACATCCAACATGCAGCGCTTTCTCAGGCCCTGAGGTACAGGATCGGAATTCCGCTCAAAGGAACGGAGTTTTACTGTCCAGTGAGCCCAGCACACAATCGGCACCACATCATATTACCcattacaaaagaggaaagagacgAAACGTATAGAAAGACCAAAGTGGCAAAAGTAGCAAAAGGAATCCCCAGGAACTTGGCTTACTTGTTAATAAACTGTTCGAGGCCCTGCCTCCTTTCTTCAATAAAGGACTCCTCAAAGATCCCTTCATCTCCTCGAAAAGGGAGCTGCCGCTTCAAGGCTTTCCCAGGCAGTGGTGGTACTACAATCTGTAGGCAGACGCAAAATATCAGTCACACGGGAGAGCACAGAGACGGAATAAGGTGGTAAAGCACTACACACTTCATTTCCTATTAGGCATAGGGTCCATCCTATGCCATAGTTCAGCAACTTGTAAGAACTGAGGTCATAAGAACAGTCAGGGGGTGGCTCAGGTCAAAAATTAATCCAGTTCTGTTTCTGTGGGAGGACAGGTTTACCATCTCAAAAGAAAGGAAGTAAACTCCAAATATTCTTCACTTTCTTTGACAGTCCACTACCATCCAAAAATTTAGCTACACTTTCCATTTTTAGCACCTAAAGGAATTAAGTTGTATGACTTTTCTAGCCACTAAGTCAACTAATAgtttttctttacaatttctcCTGAACTTACCACTTTCAAGTTTCAAAGGGTATCACCCAGATCCAATATATTGGGATTTGGTAGACAGAGTGTGTTCACCCTCTCTGTTGCCTTCAAGATTTTATAAACCTATGCAGATCTCCTCTCCCAAGGGTGCCACACAGGAAACAGGGCCATACCTTACTATCTCGCTCCAGCTCATTTTTTAGCCACTCGAAGTCACTGTAGCGCCGTCGTACACAGGACTCCTTCAGCTTGAAGATAGGTAGGTTTGTCTACAGGGAAGAAAGAATGTGAGAGAACAGAGATGGTAAGAAATGTCAGCCTGTGATGGCCACCTATCACCACCACTTGGACAGGTCTTAAGAAAGAAACAGCTCCTATGGACCATGTTCCTAGAACCCTTTCAAACACCACCAGGTGAATACCAATCCTTACCACATCCAGCCTTGTCACAGGTGGTGATTAGAAGTCCCTTGCTGCTTAGAATTTATCCACAAATAGACTTGAAGTtgtacataaatatgtatgtacaaaGGTTTTCactgaattttctcatttgtaataataataaatgtctatcaacagataactggttaaataaattatggtacactTGTACAGTGGAATACAACTatgaaaagaatacaaaagataTATATGTCCCAGTATGGAAAGATATTAAGCATTAAAATCAAGGCACACGACAGTATATACAGCCTGcctctatttgtttttaaaagggatatgtagatgtatatatatttatgaattaaatatttatgaaaaaatactgATAACAATGATTGACTTTGGAGAATAAGACTAGACAACTGGAATGGGTAGGTCACATTTTTCATTGTGCAATTTGAATTTATCATATGCATGCATTACATTTTCAGTTGAAAAGTGAATTTAAGTTCCCTGGAAACAACAAGAGATAAGCACCTCCAAAGTATGCTTTCCTCTGCTTTTCCTGTCCAAATCCTCTCCATTCTACAAGCCCAGCTCAAGTCCCACTTCATCCAGGAAATCTGTCCTGACAACACCAGTTTAATTTATTGGTCTCCCTCTCCTCTGAACTCCTATGACACACAGACTTTAGTACTGCCTGACACACCACTGTTTCAAGCATTATGTTAGTCTTGCTACCTAACTAAATTATAATTTCATTGAAATCGGGAGCCATGACTACTGCTGCATCTCCCTAAGTGCAGATTATGCAAGTTACTCAGTAAATACTCAATTGATTAATGGTGGCCCTATGTATCTGTTTACCCTTTCCTTATCCAGAAAGTGCAGCAGAAATAGCACTTACGTTAAGTTGGCTTACCATGGCTCGCTCCCTGATATAAATCAGCTTATTCCCACATCTTAATCACTGAGAATTTTCCCAAGGCTCCAATGGCAACAGGAACCTCCGACAAACAAAAAGCCCTGATCCTCACTCCTATCTACAAGTTCTAAGTAGAAATGGCCAAACAAATGTATTAATACTGACTATACTTCCCACCAGTCAATTCAAATCAGTAgatgggaaaaaaaggagctagtttctctcctttctccacagcTAACTCAGAGCAGGTAAAGAGCATTGGAGCTATGCTAGAGCTTCACACATTCCTCACTATGTCATGCTTTGTAGTCCTCAAGTCTGGAAACTGTCTTTTCAGGATCTAGCTCTAGGTATAGGGCATCAAAAGCCAAATAACTGGCCAACTTACATTAGTTACAACTCTACTCAGGATCAAGGTCCCAGGAATGTCAATAGGTTGAAGTGGAGTGAGATATATGTAAAGTAATATCTTATTACCTAAACTATtttttagaagaataaataagaaaatggaaacagcGGTTTCTTCAGAAAGGGGAACCtctggaaggcagagggagagagggagacttcATTTTTACAGtacagttgacacttgaacaacacaggtttgaaccgcatgggtccacttatacacagatttttttcaataactatagtatatcatttttataccttttgaattttgtaccatGTGCACGTATTACCTATTCACAATAAGCCATTATAGAGAACATTCTCAGAATCCTGCAcaaagtatatatgtgtatcaaatcatcacattctaTACCTCAAACCTACACAAAGTtatctgtcaattatatctcgataaaGCTGAGAGTAAAAATAATCATTCAAGTAAAAAAGCCCTTCAGTATCATGAGATTCCAGGTTTCCACCAGAGTTCATTACAAATACTGTGATCCTCAAACAGTAGAACCTTAACCAGTAGGCCTTTACAGAAGCCAACAGAAggatctaagaaaagaaaaaaagtgctgAGTAGATTCTTCCAAGACACAGCAAAACCACCCACTGCCATTTTGTGAACTTCCTCCTTTGACTTACAAAAATGCTattctttccccacccccacaggATGGTGACAGTAACGGCCTTTCACCTCAGCACCTAGCCATCTAAGGAAGGGGATACTATGTACTAGGATACTCTCTCAACTCCAACCTACAAAATTATATGAGGGAGACACGATTGTGTAGCACAGCATATAGAGTCCTTTGGCTCTGATCAACACAAAATCaagggaaaggggagaaagaagCAAAGTTCAAGTCCACAGGACAACTGACATTTGAAAAGTTCCATACATATCTTGTTAAGCCACCAGAATACCTCTCCAGACTCCTTATTTCTTGGGGTGGGTATTCCTTCCCTGAGCTATTATACAAAGAAACAAGGCAGTGCCATCTGCTTCTACCATACACAATGCTTAATTCCCAAAGCCCATTCTCTTGAGTCTCATGCTCCCTGTAATGCCTACCGTGATCAGTCACTTAAATTAGCAATTTCAAACCAAATGGTTTCACCAATTTTCCCCAAAACAGAgttcaagaaaaatattaaaagcctaTATGGccatacaaaattaacataaataCAAATTAACTCAAACCCACAGAATTAGGAACTGCCATCAACCCTATCATCAATCACTATACAATTAGTAATTGTGGAAAAGACTGATGAAAAACTtagtgggttaaaaaaaaatcttgcacaCTAAAGTTTTGCAACTAAGCATTGCCAAAGAGACTAAAGTGTAGTGGAAAGAGTAtggtgggctttggagtcagatggacctgggttcaaatctcaaccatgacacttattagctatgtgtacttgggcaaattacttaaactgCATTCCTCCTCagttttctatctgtaaaatggtgttTTTGTAAGGATTTAGAAACTAAaacctagctcagtgcctggcacacagtaggcactagATGAACAGTTCCTGTTTTATTAGAATGCCTGAAGTAGAGAACAATTCCATTCATAATCCCTACAGCTCTTGGGTAATACATCAAGACAACGTCTCCAAAACCCCACAGCAGAGAGTTCTTACACTGAACAAGTTATGCCCAGGATTCCTCGGGTAATTAAGTTCTCTGCCATTAACAGTTCCCAGCTTTTATCATATTTTGAGGGCTCTAATGTCCATTCTTCCCCAAAGAGATGATTTCAAACAGTTCTTATATAGAcaagtttttctcatttttttctatttgcgtTTCTTTCTTCAGTTTGGACTTTGCCAAACTTGGAATTTGGAGATCATCGCTTCTTAATTAGGTTTCAAAGCCCAGGTGGGAGAGCACACtcattcaattcattcattcaaaaataaaagcacatacaCTCTTTTAGGTCTTCAAATGCTGTTTGAGCAGCATGCTGTCCATAGAGAATATTCTGGCCCTCTAGtctgagaagaaaacataaggaaaattaGGAAATGGCTCTCAAACTTTTTTGCCTGTAACCACTTCAATGGGGCCAAAGAAACTGCAAACCATGTACTCTGCACATTCCATCCTTGCATCGTGGACTAAGAACTAGAGAATAAAGTCCTCTGTAATGCACACTGGAAGAAACCACTCCTGGGGCAGTCCTGAAATGTCATATATTAAAGTTAACTACAGACTAGGGACTAATATAATGAATCCAAAAGGTTAATCTAGGGCAGAAAGAGCAAATGGCCATTCATATACAGAAATGCCAAATGAGAGCCAgtaaatactgaaataaatattCTGGATACTTCAAATCTAAAGGGTCAGCCCAGGAGGAGGGTAGCGACTGATAATCCGCCAATCCGAGTGCAAGGTCAGGTTTTCCAGTGAGCATGTAGTACCTGAGAAAACTTAAGCATTAAACACTTCTCTCCTTCAGATGTTAATTCTACATAAGTCTGGGAAGCACTCAGTCTCAAGGAGACTCCCCTTCTTATTTCTGCTCCACCAAGCC from Phocoena phocoena chromosome X, mPhoPho1.1, whole genome shotgun sequence encodes the following:
- the SNX12 gene encoding sorting nexin-12 isoform X1, which gives rise to MSDTAVADTRRLNSKPQDLTDAYGPPSNFLEIDIFNPQTVGVGRARFTTYEVRMRTNLPIFKLKESCVRRRYSDFEWLKNELERDSKIVVPPLPGKALKRQLPFRGDEGIFEESFIEERRQGLEQFINKIAGHPLAQNERCLHMFLQEEAIDRNYVPGKVRQ
- the SNX12 gene encoding sorting nexin-12 isoform X2, coding for MSDTAVADTRRLNSKPQDLTDAYGPPSNFLEIDIFNPQTVGVGRARFTTYETNLPIFKLKESCVRRRYSDFEWLKNELERDSKIVVPPLPGKALKRQLPFRGDEGIFEESFIEERRQGLEQFINKIAGHPLAQNERCLHMFLQEEAIDRNYVPGKVRQ